Genomic window (Thiohalophilus sp.):
TCAGACCGATATGCAGAAGCTTCTCGTTGGTCATGTAGTTGACGCTGGCGCCACCACAGTACTCGTCCATCAATTTCTGCAAACGATCCAGGCCCTGGCGAGGATTGATGTAGTTGGGGTTAACATCACCGGCAGTGATCTCGTTCCGGTAAACCTTGTAGTGCTCCATCGGCTTGAAGATCTGCGTCTTGCGGTCGTTGATCTGCTTCTCGGAGACTACGATACCTTCGGCCTTGCCGTCGTCGATGTACTTGCAGGCGGCCTTGGCAGCCAGACGACCTTCGGTAAAGGAACCGGAGGAGAAGGCGTGCGGCGTACCGCCCACCGCGTCACCGGCACCGAACAGACCCTCAACGGTGGTCATGCGGTTATAACCCCAGAAGTATTCTTCCGGTGAGATATCCTCGGGACCTGAACACCATGCGCCACAACCAGTCGCATGTGAACCCATAACATAGGGCTCGGAGGTAGTCAGCTCGGGGTTTTCGTTCTTGGGATCCACGTCGGTGGCCGCCCACAGTACCGCCTGACCGACGGTCATGCCCAGGAAGTTATGCCAGCCGATCTCTTCGAGATGCGGATCCTGGAAGGCTTCCATGGTGACCATGTGAATCGGACCACGACCGGCATTCACCTCGGAGATCAGGGCGTGGTTACGCAGGCAGGTCGGAATCGGACGATGCGTGACGTGAGAAGCATCGGGATCCAGGTATTCTTTACCGACGATTTCCTGCAGACCGGGCCACCACTTGGACTCATACTCTTCGCCCAGGCAGTTCTGGGTGTAGGTCTTCAGATGCAGGAAGTAAGCACCCACCGGACCGTAACCGTCTTTGAAACGGGCCAGTACGATACGGTTTTCCATCTGGGTCATCTTGGCACCGGCTTCGATTAACAAGCCATAGGCTGAACCGGATGACCACGGCGCGTACCAGACACGACCCGCACCTTCACCGACGGAACGCGGTTTGAAGATGTTGGAGGCGCCACCGGCACCGACAATCACGGTCTTGGACTTGAATACGTGGTAGTTACCGGTACGCACGTTAAAGCCAACAGCACCGGCAACGCGGTTTTCCTTGGCTTCGTCCATCAGCAGGTGAGTGACACAGATACGGTTGAAGACCTCATCCGCGGATTTTTTGGCGGCTTCAGCCACGATCGGCTTGTAGGACTCACCGTGAATCATGATCTGCCAGCGACCTTCACGCTGATAGGCGCCGGTCTTGGGATCGCGCATCAGCGGCAAACCCCATTCCTCGAACTGATGCACAGCCGAGTCAACGTGGCGCGCCATATCAAACAACAGATCTTCGCGCACCATGCCCATCAGGTCGATACGCGCATAACGTACGTGATCTTCCGGGTTATTTTCACCGAAACGCGTACCCATGTAGCAGTTAATGGCGTACAGACCCTGTGCAACCGCACCGGAACGATCGATGTTTGCCTTTTCGGCGATTACGATCTTCTTGTCCTGCCCCCAGTATCTGGCTTCGAATGCAGCACCGGTGCCACCGAGGCCCGCACCTGCTACCAGGACATCAATATTGTCTTCTATTATTGTTTTGTAAGCCATCAGTAGTACACCCCTGCTTTCATTTTTAACCCGTTTGATTTCAAGGTGTGTATATCCCCGTCATCAAGACGAATATATTTCGGTTCGTTAAACAGCAACTGGCTGTCACGCATTTCCTTGGTAGGACCTTGCACTGAAGCGAGCTTGGGAATGTGTTTACCCCATGGCTTGGTTGTAATAGGTGCAAGCAGTTCCATGTCTTTTTCGCCGTTGCGGAACTTGATACGCCAGGCAATAACACCTTTTTCCTCGTCACGTTTCACACGGACCGAGTGCCCCAGCGGCGCAAAGTCTGCGTAACCCCGTACATCAATGGCGTTCATCGGGCAGGCTTTTACACAGGAGTAGCACTCCCAGCACATGTTGGGTTCAATGTTATATGCACGACGAGTGACCTTGTCGATGTGCATGATGTCTGACGGACAGATATCGACGCAATGGCCACAGCCATCACAACGCGTCATATATACAAAAGTAGGCATTTTTATTCTCCTGCTGTCGAATTAGTAGTGGCGCGGCGCTTCACGCTTGATACCGAGACCCATGTGTGAAGGGTTCTTGCCCATGTATTCAGGAATATCCGGGAATTTCGCCTGTACTGCAGGATCCGACAGATCATAGTCAGCCGGCAGGTTTTCTCTGGAACCATCCGCTTTAATCATCCGTTTCTGGAATGCCGCTGCAGGCTTGAAGAACATGTGGGCAAACTTGGACCACAGCACGGTGCTGAACAGAACAGTCGTAGCGACGATGAACAGAACAAAGAACAGCATAGCCCAGCCGGCAGCACCACTGGATTGCAGGATGGACCAGATCAGGCCAAATGTCGCCATGGTGAGCAGTGAAAGGATAAAGATATCGGCCTGACGCAATTGATACCATTTAACAGCTTCTGCAGCAACATCCACGCGGATGAAGAACCAGAACCAGTAACCACCGACGATAAGCATCAGGGCACCGAGGTGCCACAACAGCGGTACGGTACCGGATGAAGTGTCTGCTCCGAAAATCATCATCACGGTTGTCACGACGAAGATAATGAAGCCGTACATGGTCAGCAAGTGAGAGATTCTGCGACGGATATTGCAGAACTCGGAAGAAGTGATAACTTCACTGGCTACGGTCTTGACCAGCAGTGATGCTTTTTCACCACCACCGACTGTTCGTTTGGCAGCCTTCTGCGACTTTTTCGAATTTTCGAAAAAGTACTGGGCACTTTTCTTGTGCATCATATCCAGCACTGTTCCCAGTACCACCAGGATAATCATCAAAATGATGTAACCCTGCATGATCTCGGGAGATATCAATGCTGTGAGTTCAGAGAAGGGGTTGGTGGTCAGCATATGAGACACTTCCTCTATTTATTGTTTATGATTTGTAACCGTAGTTACACCCGCAATAACGGGCCAAGGTTAACATTGCTCTTACGGTTCGACCAGACAAACACGATAAACGTTTTTTATCCATCATTCCGAAAGTTGATAATAGACTCAGCCCGATGGGATGAGGCCCGCAATTGTAGCGCGGAGTCGCTACCGACGCCAGTTCAGCGGATAGTTCGAGCGCGATTAACAGGCTCGCGAGAAATCAATTATTTCAGTATTTCCTAATATATTAATATTATAGGCGACAAGCTTAGACTCTTTCTAAATCGCCCTCTGCCGCAGCAGATGGGCCATCTCGAAGAAATTCCCGCGACATCCAAACCAGGGCCCCGAGCGTCGGTTTGTCCCGCATGATCGCGGTTAAAGGTTTTTTTTCACCCGCGGATGGCCCCTTATGCCCGTTCATGAATCTGCTCGCCCCGAATCGTGGCCCGGTCTGCGGCGGGGGTGTTGACTCAAATCGGCGCCGCTCGCTTCGCCTGATGTCGTTCATACTCAGACGCAACAGCGAGCCGGTGATTAAAAAATAGACAAATGCGCCTGATTCTTTATCCCCGATACTTTATCCCCGATACCTTATCAGGGAGCTCAGGAAAACCCTTTATCTTTAACCCGCCAAAGCCGGGCGAGTGAAATCGAGCGGTTAGCGGATTGCGGCCTCTATTCCGGATAAGGGTCCATCTCCAGCTTTTGCACGTAATGTCCCAGCATGTGAATGTAACCATTGTGGCGACGCTCGCCACTGCTGGTGAACTCGAAGTCATACAACCGGTAAAGCGCCAGCGTACCGCGCGGCCCGCGCCGCACTCGCAGTTTGTGCAGCGCAACACTATCGTCGAGAAACTGGACCCCGGCCTCGCGGCAGGCACGGATGCCGGCACGACGCGCGATCTCCTTGCTGCCCATCCCCTTCCACCACAATACTGCCAGCAGGGCGATGGGGATAAAGACAAGCAATCCCGTCAGCGTCATTCGACCCGCCCCGTCAGCAGATGCGTACGCATGTAAGAATGATTCGTAGTGTCATTTGTCATGTCCTCATTTTGCCAATTAACCGCACGCAGTGCACACTGATGAGTAATCCCGGGAAAATCCAGACCTGCCGCGGTTTGTGGCCTCGGCAGTACATCTTGCCCATCGAACCGGCTATGATTTGAAACAACCATTACATATACACCAACTAGGGGAAATGTCATGAATAACACCTGGGTGCTTGTTGCCAACGCCAGCGAAGCCCGCCTTTTCAACCTGATCAAGTCCGATCTCGAACGGGTGAACAGCTTCTCGCACGACGAAAGCCGCATGAAGGGCGAAGACCTGGCCAGCGATCGCCCGGGCGCCTACCAGAGCGACGTCAACCGTGAAGGGCATGGCAGTTATGCGGAACCGACCAATCCCAAAGAGTATGAAAAGGACCGTTTCGCCCGGGAACTGGCAAACGTCCTTAACAAGGCGCGCAGTGAGAATCAGTTCAACGAACTGGTCATCGTCGCCTCTCCCCACTTTCACGGCCTCATCAATCAGCATCTTGATGATGAATCCAGCGAGAAGGTAAGCCACAACATCGAAAAAGATTACACCCAGGTAAAGGATAGCGATATGCTGGATACGCTCCTCCCCTACCTGCGTCCGTACCTGAAGGAATAAACATGCACCGCCTCCCGGTCACATCAAACCGGGAGGACGAACAACGTGTCATTTGCCCGCCACAATGTTCGGTGCCTCAAACATAGAACAGTATGGCCACGTAATGGCTGATGCTGCCGGCCAGCACACACAGATGCCACAGGCCGTGCATCCACGGATAACGACGGTCCAGGGCAAAAAAGACGATCCCGCCCGTATAGAAAAGCCCCCCGGCCAGCAACCAGACAAAACCGCTGAATGGCAAACCGGCCAGCAAGGGCACAAGCGCCAGCAGGATAAGCCAGCCCATCAGCAAATAGATAATAAACGGGGCAATACGCATCCCGTTTCGAAACACACCATCGATCACGATACCCAGCACCGCCAGTCCCCAGATGGCCCCGAACAGCCACCAGCCCACGCTGCCTTCCAGCGTCACCAGCGTAAACGGGGTATAGGTGCCGGCAATAAGCAGATAAATGGCCTGGTGATCCAGAACACGAAACACCCGCTTCGCCCGGCCACGCAACCCGTGATAAAGCGTCGAGATCAGATAAAGCAGGAACAGCGAGCCGCCGTACACGCTGAATGATACGATCTTGAATCCATCACCGCTATTTGTCGCAACAACCAGCAGCACGACCACACCCGCCAGCGCAAGTGTGGCGCCAACGAGGTGAGAGATGGTATTGAAACGCTCGCCCTTTTTCATACCACTATTATAATTATGAAGTGATCGAAGTGTTTTACAGATTTTTACTTTATAAAGACGGAAGGAACAAAGGCAGGATCTGCTCCGATCATCGCGCTAATGAGAATCGTTTGTTACAGCCGCATCAGAATGATTTTATTTGAAAACATCGCCGAGAAAAACCATTTCGTAGCTGGCCCTTAATGCGGCTTGTTTCCATTCGCGACTCACTTCGCCCTCAATCTCAATCGGCAGAGCCTCGACCACCTTGCGAAACTTTTCCAGCAGCTCCCGCGTATCACCGGCACCAATATAGATGTTTGCCAGGTCAAAACTGTAACTATCCTGTTCAATCAGAGCGGACAGCTGCGTGCCTTTTTCAATATTGATATCAATATCAACCCCGGGAATAGAGTTGCGCAGGCGATCGAGTTCATCGGCACCCGGAACATGGCTGACCTTTCCATCCTCGAAACGGCGCAAATAAAACTTGGCGGCACAAGCAAACCGTCCGGCCCGGGCCTTGAAATCCGGCTTATTTCCGAGGGCCAGATCCACCATTATCTGATGATTTGAGGTCCCGTCGACGAACTGAAACATTTCACTGTGAGACTGGGAAATCCGGGGATTGATCTCCAGCAATTGATAATCGCCAGTATTCATGTCGTAAAAATATTCAATATTGAAAGCGCCATTGTCAAAGCCGATATGCGACATAATCGTCCGGGAAGTCTCAACCATCGCATCCTTGATCTCCTGCGGAAGTTGCGAGGGATACTCATAGCGAAAGAAAGAGGATCCGCCCGGATAGTTAAACGAATCGATTATGCCGTGGGAAATTATCTCACCTTCGTAGGCATGCCCTTCCACGGTACATTGATGACCGGAGATCATCTCCTCGATGATGCAGTGATGCCCTTCCACTTCCCTGACATAGTCAGGCAGGGTTGCATGGCCCAGTAATTCATTGAAGGGGGCACCAATATAGTCGATCTTGTCGCGGATCTTTCGCAGCGCCTCGTCCAGGTCCTGGCGATTATTAACACGAAACGCCAGAAATGAGTCCGTGGACTTCACCGGCTTGATCCAGAACGGAAAGGCCATCTGGATCTTTTCCGCCGCATCTTCAGCAAAAGGATCCAGGGACTCAAAAGCCGGCGTGTGTCCGGGAATAACCTTTTTCTGCTCGCAACGACTCCAGTACTTGTGATCGCACTTGAGCTCGCTCTCGAGCGAAGGTGATACCAGGTTATGTTTCTCACACAGAACAGGCACCATGGAGTTGACCGGAAAATCCCAGTAGCCGACTATGGCATCGATGCGACCTTCAAAATGGCCAAGCACCGATTCGGCCTGCTCGATCAGGCCATTAAAAGACGGGTACTTATCAACCCCCTTGACCTCATCAAAAGTGAGCAGACTATGAAATTCATAACCGCGATCATCATGGATCTCGTCAAGTAACTTGCAGTTGAAATCGTCCGCGCCGAGAACAAAGATATTTTGCACCATACCAGTATGGCCCCCTGATTCAATGCAATGCGCTAAAAGCGTCGTTGATATACTATTTTATTCACCATTGAAAGGTAGAGCATTCTCTTCCTTGATGCCAGGTCTGTCCCGCTTCGCATACCCTGTACGGCCTGAAGCCGCCTCAAAGTACATAACATAAAGCAAGGGGATAGAGGGATTTACTTTTGATCGGGCCCGGCCTGTGATTGGCATCGTGGAATCACTCGCCGCTAACCCGCAATCAAAATATAGAATTATCAACCAGACGAATAACGTCGATTGTTGATGCACTTCTTCTGTGTTCTTCTACAATAATCAGAGCAGAAGGTAAGGCCGGATACCTCTGCTCAGACTCCCGGGTTTGTTGCGCGATCAACTTCAAAGTAGCATGTTGACACCAACCGCCCGGAATACTGGCTGAAGGTTCATACCGCCCCGCACACATACCGCACCAGGTGCAAATAGATCTTACTCTGAATAATACGATGACCTGCCCGCCCCACAGCGAACCGGACACGGACGTCGACATCCGGCACAGGCTGCTGGATATCGTGCGCACGCTCAGCCGCGAACTGCATCCCGATCGCGATGACAGCGAGATTCAGCTCGACGCCGCACTGGAGCGCGAGCTGGGCTTCGACAGCCTGACACGCGCGGAATTGCTGACACGTCTCGAACGCGAATTTCAGATCGGCCTGTCCGAACAATTGCTGGCCAGCGCCGAAACCCCGCGCGATCTGCTGCGGGCCGTTACCAGCGCCGCGCCGCAGCAAGCCCAAAAACGGGAACGCTCGCAGCCGGCGGCACCCGCCAACAGAACGGAAGCCGGGGCCGCGCCACACCGTGCCACGACCCTGCTCGAGGTGCTTGACTGGCATGTGCAGACCCAGCCCGAGCGGGTGCAGCTCTACCTGTATGATGAAGCCGAGGATCCACAACCGATCAGTTACCGGTCCCTGCGCGACGGCGCGCTGGCCATCGCCGCCGGGCTGCTGGCGCATGGGGTCAAACCGGGACAAACCGTGGCCATCATGCTGCCCACCGGCCGGGAATATCTGTTTTGTTTTTTCGGCATTTTATATGCCGGGGCGATTCCGGTGCCCATCTACCCCCCGGCGCGGCCCTCGCAACTGGAGGATCATCTGCAACGCCATGCCGGCATCCTGGCCAATGCCGCGACGGTACTGCTGATCACCGTCAGCGAAGCCCGGCCGCTGGCGCGCCTGCTCAAATCCCGGGTGCAGACGCTGGACACGATCGCCACGCCGGACGACCTGCACCGGGAACCGGCCGAGCTGCTGCCGCCGATCACGTCGCAGGATATCGCGTTTTTGCAATACACCTCCGGCAGCACCGGCCAACCCAAGGGCGTGGTGCTCAGCCACGCGGATCTGCTGGCCAACATCCGTGCCATGGGCCGCGCCATCCGGGTGGATTCCACCGACGTGTTCGTCAGCTGGTTGCCGCTTTATCATGACATGGGGTTGATCGGTGCCTGGCTCGGCAGTCTGTACTATGCGATGACCCTGGTGCTGATGTCACCGCTGACGTTTCTGACCCGACCGCAACGCTGGTTGTGGGCCGTGCACCGCCATCGCGGCACGCTCAGCGCCGGGCCCAATTTTGCCTATGAACTGTGTCTGACCCGCATTCCCGATGAGGCTCTCGCCGGTCTGGATCTGGGCTCCCTGCGCATGCTGTTCAACGGCGCCGAACCGGTCAGTCCGCAAACCGTCCGGCGTTTCAACCGGCGCTTCGCGCAATACGGTTTGCATCCGACCGCCCTGGCGCCGGTTTACGGACTGGCCGAAGCGGCGGTGGGACTGGCCTTTCCGCCCCTGGGGCGCGGCCCGCGAATCGATCGCATCGTGCGCGATATTTTCGTCGATGAAGCACGCGCGCAACCCGCCGCCGAAGAGGATCCCCATACCCTGGAATATGTCGCCTGCGGCCAGCCACTACCGGGTTATGAACTGCGCGTCGTCGATGACAGCAGCCGCGAGTTACCCGATCGGCAGCAGGGCCGGCTGCAATTTCGCGGGCCATCCGCCACCAGCGGTTACTATCGCAATCCCAAAGCCACCCGCGCGCTGTTCGATGATGGCTGGCTGGAAACCGGCGATCTCGCCTATATCGCCGACGGCGAGGTGTACCTGACCAGCCGCATCAAGGACGTCATCATCCGCGGCGGGCGCAATATTTACCCTTACGAGGCGGAACACGCCATCGGCGAGCTGGAAGGGGTGCGCAAGGGCTGCGTGGCGATATTCGGCAGCGTGGATCCGGATTCCGGCACCGAACGGCTGGTGGTGATGGCCGAAACCCGGCTCACTGATTCCGCCGCGCGCGCCGATCTGCAAACCCGCATCCGCCACACCAGCCACGATCTGCTCGGGCTGCCGCCGGACAAAGTGGTACTGGCACCGCCGCGCACCATTCTCAAAACCTCCAGCGGCAAAATCCGTCGTCCCGCCACTCGCGAGCTGTACGAGCAGGGCCGGGTCGGCGACAAGCCCCGTGCGGTCTGGTGGCAGATCGTACGCCTGGTCGGCGCCAGCCTGCTGCCCGAAACCCGCCGGGTCTGGCGCGGCCTGCGCCATCTCACCTACGCCGCCTATGTGCAACTGCTGTTCTGGCTGCTGGCCCCGCCGGTCTGGACGCTGGTGGTAATACTGCCGCGCGAGTCCTGGCGCTGGGCCGTCATGCGGCGCGGCGCGCGCCTGCTGCTGCGCCTGGCCGGCGTACCGCTGCAGGTGCACGGCACTGAACACCTGGCGGGCAATGGCGCCCGTGTGATGGTCGCCAATCATGCGAGTTACCTGGACGGCGTGGTGCTGGTGGCGGCGCTGGATCAGCCCTTCAGCTTCGTCGCCAAGGGGGAACTGCAGTCACAATGGCTGGCCGGCCTGTTTCTCAAGCGCATCGGCACGCAATTTGTCGAACGCTTCGACAAGCAAAAAGGCGTGATCGACGCCCGACGGATTACCGGGCTCGCACGTGGCGGACGCAGCCTGCTGTTTTTCCCCGAAGGCACGCTGCGACGCATGCCGGGGCTGATGGCCTTTCACATGGGCGCCTTCGCCGCCGCGGCGGAAGCCGGCCTCGCGGTAGTGCCGATCACCCTGCGGGGCACCCGCTCGATCCTGCGCGGCAACACCTGGTTCCCGCGCCAGGGGGCCGTAAGCGTGTTGATTAGCGAACCCATCATACCGGACGGCAATGACTGGGCCGCGGCAGTGCGCCTGCGCGATGCCGCGCGCAACCGGATACTCAAACAACTCGGCGAACCGGATCTGGCGAGGGATATGTCCTGAATGCCGGACATTCCGGAGCAGATTTCTGCGCTGGGGCAGAACCTCGAAGCACAGCGTCCATTGTCAAAAAAACGATGCGCCGGCTTCGCTTATACCCGGGACTCCCTGGCGGTCGTCAATCAATTGCCGCTTCGCCGTTGTTCGGTAATTCTCGTGAAACAATCTTATCAACCACCGGTTTTGCGTGTTTAACCGGCGAAACATCAAACCAAACCCGTGACCATTGGCGTGCACGACCTGCCCCGGCAGGCACAAATTGATACGATTATCAGCAGATTGAATGTACACATCGAGGCCCGTATTGATCGCCGGGCGCATATTACTCAGCACGAAAATGCCATCCTGGCTGATATTATATAACAGCCCGGCCCGACACTCGCCTGCACGATCACTTCGACAAACACGAACCAGGGCCAGGGCCCGAACACGTTCACCATGCCGGTGTTCCATATCTTCTCTCCTTTTATCCAGCAGCCCAGCTACAGGCCCGGGGGTGTGGCTTGCCGGGTTAGCTACTCATCCATTGGCGATCTTATGTCAGCCATTTTGTTCCATGGCGCGTTGCCATGTTGATAGCTTCATTAAAAGTCTAGTTGGTCCGCCGGGATAAAAAAAGATGAATTTAGAATCAGGCCACCAGCTCTCGAAGTAAAGACATATCGTTTTGCTAAAGATTGCGAAAAGTAAAAAAGGAGAAGTATCAAACACCTCTGATTCTCAATCAAACACAGGGGCCGACACTTTTATTTTCAGGGGAGAAAAGCGCTTTGGATTATTGAATAAATCTGTTCAAGGGGAGGCAAAACCCGGCGTATTTCCACCTCTTTTCAAAGGTCAATAATCAATAATCTTGCGCAAAAGGTGACACTATTTCTCATAGTATAAAGTGGCGATAGCACGAGAACTATTGCCGGCTCTGCCTAAATTCCGGGTAGTTTGCTACGCTTGGCTTATTACTTCAGGAGACCGCGTCATGTACAAACACATCCTGGTTGCCATCGACGGTAGCGAAACAGCGCAACATGCCCTCAAAGCCGCAATCCGGCTCGCCAAAGTGCAGCAATCAGAATTGCTGATTGTGCATGTCATCAATGAAATCAGCATGAGCTTGCCCGAGGGGGGCTATGTCCCCGATATACAAGAAGCGTTCCGCGAGTCCGGGCGCGAGATCCTGAGACAGGCCGAGTCGGACGCCCGCGAGGACGGTGTGACAGCCGAGACAATACTGCTCGAGATCGATAAATTCGGTCAAAATGCCGCCGATATGATCGTGACCGAAGCAGATAACCGGGGAGCCGACCTTATTGTGATCGGCAGCCACGGACGACGCGGTATTCGCCGCCTGTTACTGGGCAGCATCGCCGAGAGTGTGATGCGCATCGCATCCAGTCCGGTACTGTTGATTCGCGGCGAATAAACCCAAACGGGCTTTGCCGTTTATTGAAAGAATCGCCGTAAAAAAAACGTTTTCTCTGAAATTAGCAACAATTTTTCTGTGACCCGGTTTTGATCTTTTTTTACTTTATGAACTTCAACCGGCAAAAATCATGGCCTGTTGCTGTTGCCGTTCTCTTCCCTTCCCTTTCCAGCACCAACAAAACCATCATGGGGTTTTGATCCTGATTCAGTGGCAGTTACGCCTGTCCAGAATTACACAGGATCAAAGCGCAGTGTTTTATTCAAATATCAGCAAGAACAAAGCGCTTTCCCTGCTTTTTATGACTACGGTTTTGGAGACAATACTCCGTCAGACCCGGCTTGCCCTAACAGAGTCTGACGGCTAGATTGAACACATTAGCACCCGAATAGCTCATCGAGCTTCGGGACGGGCTAATCACAATCCAATCCCGCAAGGAGGAGCGTCATGACTGCCTTTTATAGTAATAATTCACTGCCATTTGAAACCCCGGACTACCAGCAGCTTTTGAGCTGTTACGACGCCGAGCGTACCGCGCTCTGGTGTTACCTGAACCCAAGTCCTCGTCCATCATTTAACCTGGCTCTGCTGACCGAAATTGGCGACTTGCAAAACAGAGTCGCCACCTATATGAATTCAGGCAACATCACCGAACCAATCCATTATTTTGTGTTCGCCTCCGCGACGCGCGGTGTTTTCAACCTGGGTGGCGATGTCGACCTGTTTATTCAGCTGATAAACACAGCCGACCGGGATGCACTGTACGACTATGCGCGTCTGTGCATTGATGAGGTCTATGCAAATGCCACCGGGTTTGGCGTCCCTGATCTCACCACCATTTCGCTGATACAGGGTTCGGCCCTGGGTGGTGGCTTTGAGTGTGCTCTTTCGTGTAATCACGTGATTGCCGAAGAGGATTCGCAGATGGGATTTCCGGAAATTTTATTCAATCTGTTTCCGGGCATGGGAGCGCTGAGTTTGCTTTCGCGTAAAATCGGTCTGTCACAGGCCGAGCGCCTGGTTCAGGATGGCAAAATGCACAGTGCCAGGGCGTTGTGTGAAATGGGTGTGATCGATGAGCTGGCGGCCGATGGCGAAGGAACACAGGCAGTCAACCAGTTCATTCGCCAGCACCAGCGCGCCTCAAACGGCCGTCTGGCCATTCGGCAGGCAAGCCAGCGTATTGCACCGGTGACCCATGAGGAGCTGATGGATATCGTCGAGTTCTGGGTGGATGCCGCATTACGCCTGACATCGCGGGACCTGCGCATGATGTCCAGGATTGTGGCTGCCCAGAATCGCCTCGAGGCCAACGAGGCGGTACCCGCTGCAAGACAGCGGCCTGAGCAGGCCAATGTCCTGGAGCTGGTACGCGCCTGAGATCACCAACGTCTGGAAATTGTGCTGACCACAGGGGGATCAGGCCGATTTATCCTGATCCCTTTGTGGTGATCCTCCTGCGATTTGGCGCAGTGCTGAAAGTGATGTGATATAGGCATCCTGCAGTTGTGCCAGAAGTCTTGTGTGGTTGCGTTTGAAATCAACAAAATCAACCGCACCGGCAACACTGCAGGCCTGCATCAAATTGCGTGCACCTACGTTGGTCGCATTGGATTTCAAAGCATGGACCTCGTCGCAAAATGCAGGGTGATTTTGCGCCCGGCAAGCATTGGCAATCCGTTGAAGGATTTCACTGCCTTCCCGTTCATATTCCTCGGTCATCAATGTAAGCTCACCGGGGCTACTGCAAAGACGATCAAGTTCAGCAAGAACGGCAATATCGATTTCAGCCTGTGTTTCACCCTGTTCCGATCCGGATGAATTTCCGGCAGCGTCACTTTGAGGTTTGCACCAGGGAAGTATTTCCACCTGGGTTTCTTCCAGCAAGCGTTGAACCTCGTCCAGCAGTTGTTGTGCCGTAACCGGTTTTGCAAGATAAGCATTTGCATTAACTTCGGCACAGGCCTGCTGTGCGCTGAAACTGGCATTGGCGGTCAGTACAATCACTGGCAGCGATGATTTGGGGCGCATCATTCGATACTGTCGCAACACTTCGGTCCCATCCAGACCGGGCATATGCATATCGAGAATAGCCAGCCGGTAACCCCCGGCATGAAGTTTTTCCAGTGCCGCATCACCGGTTTCGACCGTCTCGACGTCGAAGCCGGCTTTATCAAGAATCCGGCGGGTGATCATCAGGTTGGTACGGTTATCATCTGCGATCAGAATTCGCGTACGATTACCCGTATTGTTGCGCTGCCCCCACAACCATGAGGGTACGTTCGTTAATTTTGAATTCGCATCTTCTGTTATGAAACGGCGCGGCGCGGCGTGGAGAACTGAACGCACTTGTTGCTTCGTCGGATTACGT
Coding sequences:
- a CDS encoding AMP-binding protein, translated to MTCPPHSEPDTDVDIRHRLLDIVRTLSRELHPDRDDSEIQLDAALERELGFDSLTRAELLTRLEREFQIGLSEQLLASAETPRDLLRAVTSAAPQQAQKRERSQPAAPANRTEAGAAPHRATTLLEVLDWHVQTQPERVQLYLYDEAEDPQPISYRSLRDGALAIAAGLLAHGVKPGQTVAIMLPTGREYLFCFFGILYAGAIPVPIYPPARPSQLEDHLQRHAGILANAATVLLITVSEARPLARLLKSRVQTLDTIATPDDLHREPAELLPPITSQDIAFLQYTSGSTGQPKGVVLSHADLLANIRAMGRAIRVDSTDVFVSWLPLYHDMGLIGAWLGSLYYAMTLVLMSPLTFLTRPQRWLWAVHRHRGTLSAGPNFAYELCLTRIPDEALAGLDLGSLRMLFNGAEPVSPQTVRRFNRRFAQYGLHPTALAPVYGLAEAAVGLAFPPLGRGPRIDRIVRDIFVDEARAQPAAEEDPHTLEYVACGQPLPGYELRVVDDSSRELPDRQQGRLQFRGPSATSGYYRNPKATRALFDDGWLETGDLAYIADGEVYLTSRIKDVIIRGGRNIYPYEAEHAIGELEGVRKGCVAIFGSVDPDSGTERLVVMAETRLTDSAARADLQTRIRHTSHDLLGLPPDKVVLAPPRTILKTSSGKIRRPATRELYEQGRVGDKPRAVWWQIVRLVGASLLPETRRVWRGLRHLTYAAYVQLLFWLLAPPVWTLVVILPRESWRWAVMRRGARLLLRLAGVPLQVHGTEHLAGNGARVMVANHASYLDGVVLVAALDQPFSFVAKGELQSQWLAGLFLKRIGTQFVERFDKQKGVIDARRITGLARGGRSLLFFPEGTLRRMPGLMAFHMGAFAAAAEAGLAVVPITLRGTRSILRGNTWFPRQGAVSVLISEPIIPDGNDWAAAVRLRDAARNRILKQLGEPDLARDMS
- a CDS encoding PilZ domain-containing protein → MEHRHGERVRALALVRVCRSDRAGECRAGLLYNISQDGIFVLSNMRPAINTGLDVYIQSADNRINLCLPGQVVHANGHGFGLMFRRLNTQNRWLIRLFHENYRTTAKRQLIDDRQGVPGISEAGASFF
- a CDS encoding universal stress protein encodes the protein MYKHILVAIDGSETAQHALKAAIRLAKVQQSELLIVHVINEISMSLPEGGYVPDIQEAFRESGREILRQAESDAREDGVTAETILLEIDKFGQNAADMIVTEADNRGADLIVIGSHGRRGIRRLLLGSIAESVMRIASSPVLLIRGE
- a CDS encoding crotonase/enoyl-CoA hydratase family protein, coding for MTAFYSNNSLPFETPDYQQLLSCYDAERTALWCYLNPSPRPSFNLALLTEIGDLQNRVATYMNSGNITEPIHYFVFASATRGVFNLGGDVDLFIQLINTADRDALYDYARLCIDEVYANATGFGVPDLTTISLIQGSALGGGFECALSCNHVIAEEDSQMGFPEILFNLFPGMGALSLLSRKIGLSQAERLVQDGKMHSARALCEMGVIDELAADGEGTQAVNQFIRQHQRASNGRLAIRQASQRIAPVTHEELMDIVEFWVDAALRLTSRDLRMMSRIVAAQNRLEANEAVPAARQRPEQANVLELVRA